A genomic window from Lotus japonicus ecotype B-129 chromosome 1, LjGifu_v1.2 includes:
- the LOC130733442 gene encoding uncharacterized protein LOC130733442, with the protein MDFELRRAREKLEKEQKERKEKARLIQQKERKAKEDARKQREAIEAAQRSRRIDAAEAQLKAEQQMQESLIAGRGIVFYRLLEAVPFQGSGDKIKLPPSCFTDLSDNGALDKGPMYFQLSLVHVEGASGIEGAHKEKQGTTHSGVLEFTADEGSVGLPPHVWNNLFSEVSVNSPLVEVRYVWLPKGTYAKLQPERAGFSDLPNHKAILETSLRQHATLSQGDILTVNYGELAYKLRVLDLKPSTSVSVLETDIEVDIVDSDTSLEKTDQHVLIPIVFGMPQIGTVEEGKFVYYKFSIDNGTWEKISTGSSSIELKLESETDGGDTDLFISRHPLIFPTRHQHEWSSHDIGSKTLILSSKDKNLSAETYSVGIFGFRGIAKYKLSVMIQDNLDQKLGQQTSSSISSTETDTEKCRNCKHYIPTRTIALHEAYCVRHNIVCQHVGCGVVLRIEESKNHIHCDRCGQAFQQVELEKHMKVFHEPLRCPCGIILEKEQMVEHQASVCPLRLISCRFCGDMVQAGSSAMEIRDRMRGLSEHESVCGSRTAPCDSCGRSVMLKDMDIHQVAVHQKS; encoded by the exons ATGGATTTTGAACTGAGAAGAGCGAGAGAGAAGCTAGAGAAAGAGCAGAAAGAGAGGAAAGAGAAAGCAAGATTGATACAGCAGAAGGAAAGAAAAGCCAAAGAAGACGCTCGGAAGCAAAGGGAAGCCATCGAAGCTGCTCAAAGATCTCGTCGTATTGATGCCGCTGAAGCCCAACTCAAG GCTGAACAACAGATGCAAGAAAGCCTAATTGCGGGGAGAGGAATTGTGTTTTATCGTTTACTAGAAGCTGTACCTTTTCAAGGCAGTGGAGATAAGATCAAACTGCCTCCTTCTTGCTTCACAGACTTGTCTGATAACGGTGCTCTTGATAAGGGACCCATGTACTTTCAGCTGTCGTTGGTTCATGTTGAAGGCGCTTCAGGCATTGAAGGAGCTCACAAAGAGAAACAGGGGACCACCCATTCAGGAGTTTTGGAATTCACTGCAGATGAAGGTTCAGTGGGTCTTCCTCCTCATGTATGGAACAACTTATTTTCTGAAGTCTCTGTGAACTCTCCGTTAGTGGAAGTTCGTTATGTTTGGCTTCCCAAAGGAACATATGCAAAACTTCAACCTGAAAGAGCAGGATTTTCTGATTTGCCAAATCATAAGGCTATTCTCGAAACAAGTCTTCGACAGCATGCTACTCTTTCTCAAGGTGACATATTAACAGTAAATTATGGAGAACTTGCCTACAAATTAAGGGTGCTTGATTTAAAACCTTCTACAAGTGTATCTGTGTTAGAAACAGATATTGAAGTTGACATAGTTGATTCTGATACATCCTTAGAAAAGACAGATCAGCATGTTTTAATTCCAATTGTATTTGGTATGCCACAAATTGGAACAGTAGAGGAAGGGAAGTTTGTGTATTACAAATTTTCAATAGACAATGGCACTTGGGAGAAAATCTCTACTGGAAGTTCTAGTATTGAGCTAAAATTAGAATCAGAGACAGATGGGGGAGATACTGATCTTTTCATTTCTAGACATCCTCTCATATTTCCTACACGACACCAGCATGAGTGGTCTTCACATGATATTGGATCAAAGACTTTGATTCTTAGTTCCAAAGATAAAAACTTAAGTGCTGAGACGTACAGCGTAGGTATATTTGGCTTTAGGGGAATTGCTAAGTACAAACTATCAGTCATGATCCAGGATAATCTCGACCAAAAATTGGGTCAGCAAacatcatcttccatttcatctaCGGAAACGGATACAGAAAAATGTAGGAATTGCAAGCATTACATACCCACCAGGACGATTGCACTGCATGAAGCTTACTGTGTCAGGCATAATATTGTCTGTCAGCATGTAGGATGTGGAGTTGTTCTAAGGATTGAGGAGTCGAAGAACCACATCCACTGTGACAGGTGTGGACAAGCTTTCCAGCAGGTAGAATTGGAAAAGCACATGAAAGTTTTTCATGAGCCACTACGCTGCCCTTGTGGAATAATCCTTGAGAAAGAGCAAATG GTGGAACACCAAGCTTCAGTTTGCCCCTTGCGGCTAATTTCATGCAGGTTTTGTGGTGACATGGTTCAAGCTGGAAGTTCTGCCATGGAGATCCGTGACAGAATGAGAGGATTGTCTGAGCATGAGAGCGTTTGTGGGTCTAGGACAGCCCCCTGTGATTCTTGTGGACGTTCAGTGATGCTGAAGGATATGGATATACACCAGGTTGCTGTTCATCAAAAAAGTTAA
- the LOC130716960 gene encoding UPF0481 protein At3g47200-like translates to MEWAIQIDEELKSHDPSIEKELWDRHCIYKVPSCVKELNKRAYTPKMASFGPYHHGEEHLKAMEEHKHRALLYFLKRCQKPIGSVLQRMDQVVQELRNSYKPLDPIWVEDTPKFLQLMILDGCFMLEIFRVNHNINDYADNDPVFGNIYVRLNLKCDMSLLENQLPMKVLHTLLEFETGQTQEDEWLNEKIARFIYPLAFGKEPIPSFGKCMHVLDSVYYDLLVVDGAEGGENMDSSYVPYFSETGRPVVELREAGILFEKNQTGSLNDIYFDSHRGVLTLPTLRVDDTMESKLLNLMAFERLHPGAGNKITSYVYFMDFIIDTEKDIAILEQKGILINRLGSDKALARMFNSISKEIIVDRVDSRVVWIHLVLEDISDYCKKPWNNWRANLIQTYFRNPWATISLVVAIFLFALTTLQTVYTIAQFYDG, encoded by the exons ATGGAGTGGGCGATTCAAATAGATGAGGAGCTCAAGAGCCATGATCCTTCAATTgagaaggaactttgggatAGGCATTGTATCTACAAAGTACCCTCATGTGTCAAGGAGCTGAACAAAAGGGCCTACACACCCAAAATGGCGTCGTTTGGTCCTTACCACCACGGGGAGGAGCATTTGAAGGCCATGGAAGAGCACAAGCACCGTGCTCTCCTCTATTTTCTGAAGAGGTGCCAAAAGCCCATTGGGTCAGTTCTCCAACGCATGGACCAAGTGGTGCAAGAGTTGAGAAATTCGTACAAGCCACTTGATCCAATTTGGGTGGAGGACACGCCCAAGTTTTTGCAACTGATGATTCTTGATGGTTGTTTCATGTTGGAGATTTTTAGAGTCAATCACAACATCAATGACTATGCCGATAATGATCCTGTCTTTGGCAACATTTATGTCAGGTTAAATTTAAAATGTGACATGTCCTTGCTTGAGAATCAGCTGCCCATGAAGGTTCTTCATACACTATTGGAGTTTGAGACTGGCCAAACCCAG GAAGATGAGTGGTTGAACGAGAAAATCGCCAGGTTCATCTATCCCTTGGCTTTTGGAAAAGAACCAATCCCATCATTTGGTAAATGCATGCATGTGCTGGAT AGTGTTTATTATGATTTATTAGTTGTAGATGGAGCAGAGGGGGGAGAGAATATGGATTCATCCTATGTTCCTTATTTCAGTGAGACCGGACGACCGGTAGTAGAGCTGAGAGAAGCTGGAATCTTATTCGAGAAAAACCAAACAGGGAGTCTCAACGACATTTACTTTGATTCTCATAGGGGGGTTCTTACTCTCCCAACCTTGCGGGTGGATGACACCATGGAGTCCAAACTGCTAAACCTCATGGCATTTGAGCGTCTTCACCCCGGTGCAGGAAACAAGATAACCTCGTACGTGTACTTCATGGACTTCATCATCGATACTGAGAAGGACATTGCAATCCTCGAGCAAAAAGGGATCCTGATAAACAGGCTTGGGAGCGATAAAGCTCTTGCAAGAATGTTCAACTCGATATCCAAGGAAATCATCGTAGATAGGGTGGATTCTCGTGTAGTCTGGATTCATTTGGTGTTGGAGGATATCAGTGACTACTGCAAGAAACCATGGAACAACTGGCGCGCTAATCTTATTCAGACTTACTTTAGGAATCCTTGGGCTACCATCTCTCTTGTTGTCGCCATCTTCCTTTTCGCTCTTACTACACTGCAGACTGTATACACTATTGCTCAATTTTATGATGGTTAA
- the LOC130733444 gene encoding lysM domain receptor-like kinase 3 has translation MKLKTGLLLFFILLLGHVCFHVESNCLKGCDLALASYYILPGVFILQNITTFMQSEIVSSNDAITSYNKDKILNDINIQSFQRLNIPFPCDCIGGEFLGHVFEYSASKGDTYETIANLYYANLTTVDLLKRFNSYDPKNIPVNAKVNVTVNCSCGNSQVSKDYGLFITYPIRPGDTLQDIANQSSLDAGLIQSFNPSVNFSKDSGIAFIPGRYKNGVYVPLYHRTAGLASGAAVGISIAGTFVLLLLAFCMYVRYQKKEEEKAKLPTDISMALSTQDGNASSSAEYETSGSSGPGTASATGLTSIMVAKSMEFSYQELAKATNNFSLDNKIGQGGFGAVYYAELRGKKTAIKKMDVQASTEFLCELKVLTHVHHLNLVRLIGYCVEGSLFLVYEHIDNGNLGQYLHGSGKEPLPWSSRVQIALDAARGLEYIHEHTVPVYIHRDVKSANILIDKNLRGKVADFGLTKLIEVGNSTLQTRLVGTFGYMPPEYAQYGDISPKIDVYAFGVVLFELISAKNAVLKTGELVAESKGLVALFEEALNKSDPCDALRKLVDPRLGENYPIDSVLKIAQLGRACTRDNPLLRPSMRSLVVALMTLSSLTEDCDDESSYESQTLINLLSVR, from the exons ATGAAGCTAAAAACTGGTCTACTTTTGTTTTTCATTCTTTTGCTGGGGCATGTTTGTTTCCATGTGGAATCAAACTGTCTGAAGGGGTGTGATCTAGCTTTAGCTTCCTATTATATCTTGCCTGGTGTTTTCATCTTACAAAACATAACAACCTTTATGCAATCAGAGATTGTCTCAAGTAATGATGCCATAACCAGCTACAACAAAGACAAAATTCTCAATGATATCAACATCCAATCCTTTCAAAGACTCAACATTCCATTTCCATGTGACTGTATTGGTGGTGAGTTTCTAGGGCATGTATTTGAGTACTCAGCTTCAAAAGGAGACACTTATGAAACTATTGCCAACCTCTACTATGCAAATTTGACAACAGTTGATCTTTTGAAAAGGTTCAACAGCTATGATCCAAAAAACATACCTGTTAATGCCAAGGTTAATGTCACTGTTAATTGTTCTTGTGGGAACAGCCAGGTTTCAAAAGATTATGGCTTGTTTATTACCTATCCCATTAGGCCTGGGGATACACTGCAGGATATTGCAAACCAGAGTAGTCTTGATGCAGGGTTGATACAGAGTTTCAACCCAAGTGTCAATTTCAGCAAAGATAGTGGGATAGCTTTCATTCCTGGAAGAT ATAAAAATGGAGTCTATGTTCCCTTGTACCACAG AACCGCAG GTCTAGCTAGTGGTGCAGCTGTTGGTATATCTATTGCAGGAACCTTCGTGCTTCTGTTACTAGCATTTTGTATGTATGTTAGATaccagaagaaggaagaagagaaagctaAATTGCCAACAGATATTTCTATGGCCCTTTCAACACAAGATGGTAATG CCTCTAGTAGTGCAGAATATGAAACTTCTGGATCCAGTGGGCCAGGGACTGCTAGTGCTACAGGTCTTACTAGCATTATGGTGGCGAAATCAATGGAGTTCTCATATCAGGAACTAGCGAAGGCTACAAATAACTTTAGCTTGGATAATAAAATTGGTCAAGGTGGATTTGGAGCTGTCTATTATGCAGAATTGAGAGGCAAG AAAACAGCAATTAAGAAGATGGATGTACAAGCATCAACAGAATTTCTTTGTGAGTTGAAGGTCTTAACACATGTTCACCACTTGAATCTG GTGCGCTTGATTGGATACTGCGTTGAGGGATCTCTATTCCTTGTTTATGAACATATTGACAATGGAAACTTAGGCCAATATTTGCATGGTTCAG GTAAAGAACCATTGCCATGGTCTAGCCGAGTACAAATAGCTCTAGATGCAGCAAGAGGCCTTGAATACATTCATGAGCACACTGTGCCTGTGTATATCCATCGCGATGTGAAATCTGCAAACATATTGATAGATAAGAACTTGCGTGGAAAG GTTGCAGATTTTGGCTTGACCAAGCTTATTGAAGTTGGGAACTCCACACTACAAACTCGTCTGGTGGGAACATTTGGATACATGCCCCCAGA ATATGCTCAATATGGTGATATTTCTCCAAAAATAGATGTATATGCATTTGGAGTTGTTCTTTTTGAACTTATTTCTGCAAAGAATGCTGTTCTGAAGACAGGTGAATTAGTTGCTGAATCAAAGGGCCTTGTAGCTTTG TTTGAAGAAGCACTTAATAAGAGTGATCCTTGTGATGCTCTTCGCAAACTGGTGGATCCTAGGCTTGGAGAAAACTATCCAATTGATTCTGTTCTCAAG ATTGCACAACTAGGGAGAGCTTGTACAAGAGATAATCCACTGCTAAGACCAAGTATGAGATCTTTAGTTGTTGCTCTTATGACCCTTTCATCACTTACTGAGGATTGTGATGATGAATCTTCCTACGAAAGTCAAACTCTCATAAATTTACTGTCTGTGAGATAA